CGTACACGAGTACGAGCACGATCCCCGCGCCGCGTCGTTCGGCGCGGAGGCCGTGGAGGAGCTCGGCAACCGTCTCGGGGTCTCCCCCGCGCAGATCTTCAAGACGCTGGTGGTGTCGCTGTCCGACGGCAAGCTCGCCGTCGCGGTGATCCCGGTGCCCGACACCCTCTCGCTCAAGGCCGTGGCCGGGGCGCTCGGAGGCGGCAAGGCCGTGATGGCCGACCACACCGCCGCCGAACGCTCGACCGGCTACGTGGTCGGCGGGATCTCCCCGCTGGGGCAGCGCAGGAAGCTGCGCACCGTCGTCGACGCCTCCGCCGAGCAGTGGGACCGGGTGCTGTGCAGCGCGGGCCGGCGGGGCCTCGAGATCGAGCTGGATCCGCGGGAGCTGATCCGACTGACCGGCGCGGTCGTCGCGCCGATCACCGCCGGCCCCTGAGCCGCCGCGCCCCGCGGGAGGCGGTCAGAGCAGGGCCAGCTGGTCGCCGGCGCCGTCGTCGGGGGCGAGCAGTTCCGGGCCGTTGTTGCGCACGCTGTTGACCTTCTCGGACACGCGCCGGATCTCGATGGCCGACACCGCCTCGAGGCTCGGCACGATGAGGTCGGGGTGGCCGAGACTGTCGGGATCGAGCCAGGCGTCCCAGCGGTCCGGCGGCAGGATCAGCGGCATCCGTTCGTGGACGTTGCACAACCGGTCCACCGACTGCGCGGTGAGGATCGTGGTGCTCAGCAGCGGCGGTGCCTGCGGCTCGCGCGGGTCGCGCCAGACCGACCACAGTCCCGCCATGTGGATGCGGGCCCCGTCGCCGCGGGACATGAAGTAGGGCACCCGGCGGGTCTTCCCACCCGGCGCGGGTTCGACCTGCCATTCGTACCAGCCGTCCATCGGCACCAGGCAGCGTCTGTAGCGCAGCGAGTGCGCGAAGCTCGGTTTGGTGGCCACCGACTCCGAGCGGGCGTTGAACAGCGGCGCGCTCGTCCCGATCCGCTCGGCGAACGACGGGACGAGACCCCAGCGCATGCGGCGGATGCGGCGGCGGGCCGGGCCGTCGGGATCGTCGCGGTCGTGGCGAGCAACGACGGTGAGCACCCCGGTGGTGGGGGCGACGTTGTAGTTCGGCCGGGGTTCGGTCTCGCCGGTCTCGTCCAGCGCATCGAGTTCGACGGCGAGCGTGGCCGGGTCGGCCGTGGACGCATACCTTCCGCACATGGGCACGAGTGTCGCACCGACCCGCCCGGGGCGGCCCGGGCGGGCGAGGATGTCCTCCCGGACCGCGATGGGCGAAGATGGTCGGGTGAGTTTGTGGAGAGCACCCCGTGCCGTGTCCCCGATCGAGGCGTCGGTGACGCTGCCCGGATCGAAGTCGATCACCAACCGAGCGCTGATCCTGGCGGCGCTGGCGGATGGGCCCTCGACGGTGCGCGGCGCGCTGCGCAGCCGCGACACCGACCTCATGATCGGTGCGCTGCGCACCCTCGGCGCCACGATCACCGAACGCGACGGCGGCACCACCCTCGACGTGACCCCCGGGCCGCTACGCGGCGGCGAGGTCCACTGCGGGCTCGCCGGCACCGTGATGCGCTTCGTCCCGCCGGTCGCGGCGCTCGCCGACGGCACCGTGCGGTTCGACGGCGACGAGCAGGCCCGGGTCCGCCCGATGAGCACCGTCCTCGACGCCCTGCGCGCCCTCGGCGCCGAGATCGACGGCGACCGCCTCCCGTGCACCGTGCACGGCCGCGGCGCGGTGCGCGGCGGCTCGGTGACCATCGACGCCTCCGCGTCCTCCCAGTTCGTCTCGGGCCTGCTGCTGTCCGGCGCGGCCTTCGACGAGGGGGTGACGGTCCGTCACTCCGGTGAGCCGGTGCCGTCGATGCCGCACATCGAGATGACGGTCGAGATGCTGCGGGCCGCCGGGGTCGTCGTCGACACCTCCGAGCCCGACACCTGGCGGGTGCCGCCGTCGACGATCCGCGCCGTGGACGTCACGGTCGAACCCGACCTGTCGAACGCCACCCCCTTCCTCGCCGCCGCGGCCGTCACGGGCGGGACCGTGTCGGTGCCGCTGTGGCCGGAGTCGACCACCCAGGCCGGCGACGCGATCCGCGGCATCCTCGAGCGGATGGGCGCCGAGGTGTCGTGGGCGGACGGGGTCCTCACCGTCCGCGGCCCGCAGAAGCTGACCGGCATCGACGTGGACCTGCACGACGTCGGTGAGCTGACGCCCACCGTCGCGGCCCTCGCGGCGCTCGCCGATTCGCCGTCGTCGCTGCGCGGGATCGCGCACCTGCGCGGCCACGAGACCGACCGGCTCGCGGCCCTCGCCACCGAGATCGTGCGTCTCGGCGGCGCCGTCACCGAGACCGCGGACGGCCTGGAAATCGAGCCGGCGCCGCTGCACGGCGGCATCTGGCACTCCTACGCCGACCACCGGATGGCCACTGCGGGAGCGATCGTCGGCCTGGTCGTCGACGGGATCGAGGTCGAGGACATCGGCACCACCGCCAAGACCCTCCCCGGCTTCGAGGAGCTGTGGCTGTCGTTCCTGTCGGGGAGGTCCTCCTGAGACGGCGCGAATACGACGAGTCCGACGTCCGGGTACGGCCCGGGCGCGGCTCCCGGCCCCGGACGAAGGACCGTCCCGCCCACCGCGACGCGGTGGAGGGCATGGTCGTCTCCGTCGACCGCGGCCGCTGGGGCGTGGTGCTCGAGGGTGATCCCGACCGGCGGATGACGGCGATGCGGGCCCGCGAGCTCGGCCGGACACCCATCGTGGTCGGCGACCGGGTGGGGGTCGTCGGCGACCTGTCGGGCCGACCCGACACGCTCGCGCGCATCGTCCGCGTGGAGGACCGCAGCACCGTGCTGCGCCGCACCGCCGACGACACCGATCCGTTCGAACGCGTGGTCGTCGCGAACGCCGAACAGCTGCTCATCGTGGTCGCGCTCGCCGACCCCCCGCCCCGCACCGGTCTCGTCGAGCGGGCCCTGGTGGCGGCCTACGCCGGTGGTCTCGAGCCGATGCTCGGGCTGACCAAGAGCGACCTCGCCGATCCCGAGGAGTTCGCCGCGCACTTCGCCGATCTCGACGTCCCCGTGCTGCTGGTGGGCCAGGGCGACGACCTCACCGCCCTGCACGAGCGGATCGACGGTCGCCTGACCGCGCTGATCGGGCATTCCGGGGTCGGCAAGTCGACGCTGGTGAACCGGCTCGTGCCCGACGCCGACCGCGCCACCGGCGAGGTCTCCGGGGTCGGCAAGGGACGGCACACCTCCACCCAGTCGGTGGCACTGCCCCTCCCCGAGGGCGGGTGGGTGGTCGACACCCCCGGCATCCGGTCGTTCGGGCTGGCCCACATCGAACCCGACGACGTCGTCGCAGCGTTCGCGGATCTGGCCGAGGCGGTCGAGGACTGCCCGCGCGGGTGCACGCATCTCGGCCCGCCGGCCGACCCGGAGTGCGCCTTCGACGCCCTCGAGGGCAAGTCGCACCGCCGTGCGATGGCCGTGCGCGACCTGCTCGCGGCGCTGGCGTCCAACGACCCCTGGTGAACGAGCGAACCCCCGGCACCGTCGGTGCCGGGGGTTCGTCTCTCGTGCTTCGGATCAGCGCATGCCGAGCGCGCGACGGATGAATCCGCGCTTGCGGGTCTTCTCGATGGTGGTCGCCAGACCCACACGCCGGCCGGTGACCGGGTCGATCTCGGGCGCCCCGCCGAATCCCTTCTCGGAGGCGGTCTCCGGGGCGGCGTCGCGATCGTCCTTGAGGTACTTGTCGGGCAGCGACAGCTTGGCGATGGTGCGCCAGGACTTCCAGTACTGCACCGCGAGCGGACCCGTGGTGTAGGGCAGGTCGTACTTCTCGCACAGCTGCCGCACGCGCACGGCGATCTCCGCGTACCGGTTGGACGGCAGGTCGGGGTAGATGTGGTGCTCGATCTGGTAGCTCAGGTTGCCGGTCATGAAGTCCATGACGCGGCCGCCGGAGATGTTGGCGGAGCCGAGCATCTGACGCAGGTACCACTCGGCGCGCGTCTCGTTCTCGACGTCCTTTTTCGTGAACTTCTCCGCACCGTCCGGGAAGTGACCGCAGAAGATCACCGCGTTGGTCCAGATGTTGCGGACGAAGTTGGCCGTCGCGTTGGCCTTCATCGTGGACTTCCACGACCTGCCGCTGAGCGCCGGGTAGACGACGTAGTCCTTGAGGTGCTGCTTGCCGAGCTTGGCGAGCACCTCCTTGCCGCGCGCCTTGGTCAGCTCGCGGTCGTCGCGCCCCTGGATGACCTTGCCGAGCTCGAGCAGCTGGATGGCGATGCCGTACTGGAACAGTGCCGCGAGGATCGCGTTGTAGGCGAGGTTGCCGAGGTAGAACGGCTTCCACCGCTGGTCGCGGGTCACGCGCAGCAGGCCGTATCCCACATCGTCGTCCATGCCGAGGATGTTGGTGTACTTGTGGTGCAGGTAGTTGTGGGTGATCTTCCAGTGCGCCGACGGGTCGACGTTGTCCCATTCCCAGTTGGCGGAGTGCACTTCCGGGTCGTTCATCCAGTCCCACTGCCCGTGCATCACGTTGTGCCCGAGCTCCATGTTCTCGATGATCTTCGAGAGGGACAGCGCGGCCGTGCCGAGCCACCACAGGGGCCGCTTGTTCGATCCGAGCAACGCGAGACGCCCACCGATCTCGAGGCCTCGCTGCAACCGGATCGTGTTGCGGATGTATCGGGCGTCGCGCTCACCGCGCGACTCCTCGATATCGCGCCGGATGGCATCGAGCTCGCGGCCGATGGCCTCGACGTCCGCCTCCGTCAGGTGCGCGTACTCCTTGACATCCGATATCGCCATGCGGGCTACCCTACCGTAGGTTACGGCTCCGTAGGTTGATCGATTTCCCGGCTGTGGCGCGAATCACACGGCGGCGGGCAGCCTACCACTCCGCGTCCGTCCACGCCGTGCCCGCCGGTCCGCGACCGCCTGCGCGGCATGGGTCCGCAGCGCGGTGAGCAGGCCGCGGCGACGTCCCGTCAACGAATCGGTGAGCGCCTCGGCGGCCCCGGCACGCAGCCGCTCGAACTTGCGCTCCGAGGAGGTCTCCGGCGCATCGTCGGAGGTCGCCTTGAGGAACCGGTCGGGCAGGGCGAGCTTGTGGATGGTGCGCAGTGCCAGCAGGTACTGCCGGCTCAGCGGACCCGTCGTGTACGGCAGGTCGTACCTGGCACACAGCGCCCGCACCCGCGCGGCGATCTCCGGATAGCGATTGCTCGGCAGGTCCGGGAACAGGTGGTGCTCGATCTGGTAGCTGAGATTGCCGGTCAGGAAGTCCATCGCCTTCCCGCCGGAGATGTTCGCACTGCCGAGCAGCTGACGCAGGTACCACTCCCCGTGCGTCTCGTTCTCGTAGTGCTCGACGGTGAACTTCTCCGCGCCGTCCGGGAAGTGACCGCAGAAGATCACCAGATACGCCCAGATGTTGCGGACCACGTTCGCGGTGAGGTTCGCATACAGCGTGCTGCGCCAGTTGCGTCCCGTCAGGGCCGGGAAGAACACCAGATCCTTGACGATCTGACGCAGCGCCTTGACCGCGAAGTCCTTGTTGGGCTGCGAGTTCCACTGCGCGGGGGGCACTCCCCGCATCTGCTTCTCGGCCGCGAGATCGTGCAGCGCGATGCCCCACTCGAAGGTCAGGGCGAGCACGACGTTGGCGAGCGGCTGCGCGAGATTGCGTGGGCGCCACTTCTCGTCGCGGGTCATCCGCAGGATGCCGAATCCCACGTCCTCGTCCATGCCGACGATGTTGGTGTAGGTGTGGTGCGCGTAGTTGTGGGCGCGCTTCCAGTGCTCGGACGGCCCGGTCTGATCCCACTCCCACGAGGTGGAGTGGATCTCCGGGTCGTTCATCCAGTCCCACTGCCCGTGCATCACGTTGTGCCCGAGCTCCATGTTCTCGATGATCTTCGCGAGCGACAGCGCGGTCGTCCCGGCGACCCAGCGCGACCGGTGACGCGAACCGAACAGCAGGCACCGGCCCACCACCTCGAGTCCGCGCTGCAGGCGGATGACGGAATGGACGTAGCGGGCGTCCCGCGGGCCGCGCGAATTCTCCACATCCCGCCGAATGGCATCGAATTCGTTTGCCAGAGAAACGATATCGGTTTCTGTCAGATGTGCGAATGCACGGATGTCGGTGATGGCCAAGCAGGATTCCTAAGCAGGTTGCGGTCGGTGTCTACACATCCAACGTGCAGTCACCGGCCGCAGCGGAGATACAGGTCTGGACGCGTTCGCCCTCTGCGCGTTCCTTGCCGGATCGCAGATCGACGACGTGCCCCTTCTCGAGCGGCACCACACAAGTCTGACAGATTCCCATGCGGCAGCCGAACGGCATCAGCGCGCCGACCTTCTCACCGGCCTCCAGAATCGTGGTCGCACCGTCCACGGTAACCGTCTTTCCGGACTTCGCGAAGGTGATCGTCCCACCCGAGCCGGAGGTGTCGGCGCGGCTGACGGCGAACCGTTCGAGGTGCACGCGGTCCTCGATCCCGGCCGCGGACCAGTGCGCGGTGATGTCGTCGAGCATCTGCTGCGGGCCACACGCCCAGGTTTGCCGCTCGCGCCAGTCGGGGCACACCTCGTCGAGCTCGGACAGCGCGAACTTGCCCTGATCACGCGTGTGCCGGATGTACACGCGGAACTTGTCGTGCGTGGCGTCGAGGCGCTCGAGCTCGGAACGGAACATCACCCGGTCGGCGGTGGGCGCCGAGTGGACGTGCACGACGTCGGGCAGGTCGAGCTCGCGCTCGCCCGCACGGCGGTCGAGGGTGCGCAGCATCGACATGATCGGGGTGACGCCACTGCCGGCGGTGAGGAACAGGATCTTCTCCGGCGGCGGGTCGGGCAGCACGAAGTCGCCCTTCGGGGCCGCGAGGCGCACGACCGTGCCCTCCGGCACACCGCCCACGAGGTGGGTCGACAGGAAACCCTCGGGCATCGCCTTGACCGCGATGGAGATGAGCTTCTCGTCACGGGTCGGCGCCGAGGTCAGCGAGTAGGACCGCCAGTGCCAGCGGCCGTCGATGTGCAGGCCGATGCCGATGTACTGACCCGGGGCGTAGTCGAAGTCGAAACCCCAGCCCGGGCGGATGACGATCGTCGCGGAGTCCGGCGTCTCCCGGGACACCGACACGATGCGGCCACGCAGCTCACGTGCCGACCACAGCGGGTTGACCAGGTGCAGGTAGTCGTCGGGCAGCAGAGGCGTCGTCAGCCGGGCCGCGGCGCCGCGCAGGATGTTGGAGATCGATCGATCCCTCGTCGCGACGTGCGCCGCAGGCTTCTCGATCCATTCCTTGAGACCCATCCGACCGCTTCTCCTCACTCCGGTTACGCCTCCGTAGGTTATCAGAGGTTACGGTAGCGTAGGTTTTCCGTGAGCGCGATACCCGCCACCGGCACCCGGGATCAGAGCAGTTCGAGCAGGAACGGCAGCTCCTGTGCCGCGTACCAGGCGAGCTCGTGGTCCTCGGCGTCACCGAGCACGAACTCGGCTTCCTCGTCCCCCAGATCCGCCTGGTCGATCACCTCGCGGGCGCGGGCGATGTCGGTCTCCGCCTCCTGCAGATCGATGTGCACGGACGCCACCGCCGACATCGGGATCGCCCCGGGGAGCTTGACCACCGCGTCGTCGAGATCCGGGCGCGGCTTCACGTCGCCGACGTCCGCGGCGATGACCACGCGGCGGGAGGTGAAGGCAGGATGCTCTCCCGGCTTCTCGTCGGCGAGCAACCGCAGCGACGCACGCGCCGCCTCCGCCATCGCGACCTCGGCGAGTTCCTCGTCGTCACCGGCCGTGTAGGCCTCCCGCAGGGCGGGGGTCACCGCGAAGGCCGTGCGGCCCACCGCGTCCACCTCGTCGTCGGCCACGAGCCGCTGCACCATCGCGAGCGTTGCCGGTACATAGACACGCGTCACTTCTCACCTACCGGCATCCAACAACTCCTCGAGTGATTCCTGTAGCAACGTCGATGCCACCTCGACGTCCGGCATCGCGTCGCGATCCGCATTCAAACCGTAGTAGATGCTGCCGTCGTAGGACGTCAGCGCGATGCTCAACGCCTGATTCCGCAGCAGCGGCGCCACCGGGTACATCTCCAGCAGCCGCGCACCCGCCAGGTAGAGGGGGTGCTGCGGCCCCGGCGCGTTGGTGATCATGAGATTGAACATGCGCTGGGAGAAGCCCATCGCGACACGGGCACCCACCGCGTGCATCGTCGCCGGCGCGAAACCGGACAGCCGGATCATCGACTGCGCGGAGATCCGCCGCCGCTGCCGCTCGTAGGCCTCCCCGGCATGCGCGATGTGCGACAGCCGCACCACCGCGTTCGGCTCCCCCACCGGCAGGTCGAGCAGGAAGGACGAGATCTCGCCCCGGGGATGGACCTGGATGGTGTCGTCGGTGGTGTCGGCGTCGGGTTCCTGCGCGTACACCGACATCGGCACCATCACCCGCACCACGGTCGATTCGGTGACCGCCTCCCCGCGCGAGAGCAGCCAGTACCGCAGCGCCCCCGCGATGACCGCGAGGACGACGTCGTTGATGGTGCAGCCGTAGCGCGCGTGGATCTTGCGGTACGGCGCGAGGTCGGAACGCACCACCGCGAACCGGCGGCTCCGCGAGATCGAGGTGTTCAGCGGCGTCTCGGGCGCCGACTGCGTGGCCGTGCGGGCCAGGCGACCGACGGCCTCGACGGTGTCGGTGAGGGTCGATGCGAGATCCCCCACCGCGTTGCGGACGGCGGCCACCCCCTCCCCCGGCCGGGCCACCAGATCGGCGAGGGCACCCACCAGCAACTCGGTGTCCGAGGGTTCCCGCTCGGGCATCCACAGTTCTTCCGGCGTCTTCCGGGGCACCGGGTCCTTGTCGAAGAGAACCTGCCCGATCTCGAGCGACTCCTCCCCGTCGACGAGCGCCGAGTGCGATTTGATGAACAGCGCGACGCGCCCGCCGGCCAGACCCTCGACGAGATACATCTCCCACAGCGGCCGGGTGCGATCGAGCGGCCGGGAGACCAGGCGCGCGACGAGGTCGTGCAGCTGCTCGTCGGAACCGGGCTTCGGGAGGGCCGAGCGCCGCACGTGATAGGTGATGTCGAAGTCGCGGTCGTCGACCCAGACCGGGCGCGACAACCCGAATGCGACCTCCCGCACCTTCTTCCGGTACCGCGGCACCTCGGGCAGCCGCTGCTCGACCAGCTTCAGGACATCCTCGTGGTCGAATCCGCTCTCGGGAGGTTCGAGGATGGCCAGCGAGCCGATGTGCATCGGCGTGTCGCTCGTCTCCAGGTAGTAGTACGACGCGTCCTGCGCCGTCATCCGAGTCACCATCGTCGCGTGTCCCCCTCCAGCGCAGAACCTCCTGTCCGGCGCCGGTCCGCCGCCGCACCGTCGGGGGGTGCGTCGTCGAGCCCGGCGAGGTCGATATCGAAGAGTACGGCCAATTCCGTCAGTACTTCGCGTGAACCATCATGGTGGACACCGACCATCCCCGCAGCGGCGGCGCCGCGCACATTGCCGACGAAGTCGTCGACGAAGACGCAGTCGCCGGGTTCGAGGTCGAGCAGACGGGCCACCAGCCGGTAGCTCTCCGGGTCCGGTTTGGCGATCCCGACGTCTCCGGAGAGCACCACCCGGTCGACGAACGGGCCCTCGAGGTCGCGCAGCCACTGCGCGCCGGGGCCGCCGGGGTCGTTGCTGAGCAGGGCGGTGTGCACCCCGCGCCCGCGCAGGTGCCGCACCACGGCACCGATGGTCTCCGGGTCGGTTCCCGGACCGACGAGCACACCACCGACATCGAGCACCAGTCCTCGCAGCACCAGACCACCGTATGCCGCCGCGGCCGGTTCCTCGTGCTGCGAACCGGCACCCGGTCGTGGCATCATCGTCGCGGTTCGTCCTCTCCCGAGCCACACCGCACCGGTCTCCGACCGGTGGTCCGTCGTTTCTTCTCTCGGGAGGGATCCGTGTCCGATCGTCACACCGGCCGCTACGTCCGCCGCCTCGTCCGTGTGGAACCCCCGGCCGTGGAACTACCGGCCCTCGAGCCCACAGCCATCGCACCCACAGCCGCCACCGCGAGTCTCCCTCGCCGCCGCGCCGTCCGCGGGCACGCCGTGCCGCGGCAGACCCCGCACGACGGCCGCTCCGGGCGGCCGGCACGACCCGCACCCGGGATCGTCCTCGAACCGGGGGCGGCCCGGTTCGCCGAATCCGCGCTGCGCCTGGTCCTCGAAGCGATCGACGGGCGTCGGCCGGTCGCGCAGCTGAAGACGGTGCTCGACCCGCGGATCGTCACCACCGTCGCCGGATCCCGGTCGGCGCGCGCCGGCCGCGGAGCCGCGGTGCTGCTGCGGACGCGGGTGCGGGCCGTCGACGCGGAGACCGCCGAGATCTTCGGCAGCTACAGCCGGGGGCCGCGGGTGTTCGCCTTCGCCGGGCGGATGGTGCTCGCTGCGCCCCGCGCCCGCGCACCGAGACGCTGGACGATCACGACCCTGTGGCTCGGCTGAGCCACAGGGTCGTGTGTCGGAGTCCCTCGGGAGCTAGCGGCGCTTGTCGGCCTTGGCGTCGCGCCGAGCGGCGGCGCGGCGCTCCTTGCGCGAACCGGCCGGGCGGGCACCGGCGGTGGTCTCGCCCCCGCTGGTGCCGGTCACCTGGGCGCGGCCGTCCTCACCGGGGCCGACGTAGGTCAGGCGCCGCTCGGTCTCGTCGAGACCCTTCGCGGTGAGCGCCGCCGGGGCGGGCGCTGCCTGCTCCCCGGCGGGGGTGGCCCCGGCGGGTGCGGCCTTGGACAGGCTCGGGGCGGTCCTCGCGGTCGCGGCGGCGGAGGCGGCGTCGAGCCGGACACCCGCGGACGGCTGCGGCTTCGCCGCCTCGACCTGCAGGTTGAACAGGAATCCGACGGACTCCTCCTTCAGGCCGTCGAGCATGGCCGTGAACATGTCGTAACCCTCGCGCTGGTACTCCACGAGCGGGTCGCGCTGCGCCATCGCACGCAGGCCGATGCCCTCCTTGAGGTAGTCCATCTCGTAGAGGTGCTCGCGCCACTTGCGGTCGAGGACCGACAGCAGCACGCGGCGCTCGAGTTCGCGCATCGCGCCCTCACCGGCGATGCCCTCGATCTCGGCCTCGCGACGCTCGTAGGCGGCGCGGGCGTCGGCGAGCAGCACCTCGAGCAGGCCGTTGCGGTCGAGGTCCTCGTTCTCGGCGACGAGCTTCTTGTGGTCGACACCCACGGGGTAGAGGGTCTTGAGTGCCGTCCACAGCTGCTCGAGATCCCAGTCCTCGACGTACCCCTCGGCGGTCGCGCCGTCGACGTAGGCGGTGACGACGTCGGTGAGCATGTGCTGCACCTGGCCCTCGAGGTCCTCGCCGCGCAGGATCCGGCGGCGTTCCTCGTAGATGACGGTGCGCTGCTGGTTCATCACCTCGTCGTACTTGAGGACGTTCTTGCGGATCTCGAAGTTCTGCTGCTCGACCTGCGTCTGCGCGCTCTTGATGGCCTTGGAGACCATCTTCGCCTCGATCGGCACGTCGTCGGGCAGGTTCAGCCGCGTCATGATCGACTCGAGAGCCGCGCCGTTGAAGCGCCGCATCAACTCGTCGCCGAGCGACAGGTAGAACCGCGACTCGCCGGGATCGCCCTGACGGCCGGAGCGGCCGCGCAGCTGGTTGTCGATACGACGGGACTCGTGCCGCTCGGTGCCGAGCACGTACAGGCCGCCGGCGGCGCGCACCTTCTCGGCGTCGGCCTTCGACTCTGCCTTGAGCCGCTCGAGGGTCTCGTCCCAGGCCGCCTCGTACTCCTCCGGCGTGTTGACCGGATCGAGGCCGCGCTTGCGCAGCGCGATGTCGGCGAGGATGTCGGGGTTGCCGCCGAGCACGACGTCGGTACCGCGACCGGCCATGTTCGTCGCGACCGTCACCGCGCCGGACCGGCCGGCCTGGGCGATGATCTGCGCTTCCTGCTCGTGGAACTTCGCATTGAGGACGCTGTGCGGCACGCCGCGCTTGGTGAGCTGCCGCGACAGGTACTCCGACCGCTCGACGCTGGTCGTGCCGATGAGGACGGGCTGGCCCTTCTCGTGACGCTCGACGACGTCGTCGACGACGGCGGCGAACTTCGCCTCCTCCGTCTTGTAGATCAGGTCGCCCTGGTCGACGCGGACCATCGGCTTGTTCGTCGGGATCGGGATGACACCGAGGTTGTAGATCTGGTGCAGCTCGGCGGCCTCGGTCTCGGCCGTACCGGTCATGCCGGACAGCTTGTCGTAGAGACGGAAGTAGTTCTGCAGGGTGATCGTGGCGAGCGTCTGGTTCTCGGCCTTGATCTCGACGCCTTCCTTGGCCTCGATCGCCTGGTGCATGCCCTCGTTGTAGCGGCGACCGGACAGGATGCGGCCGGTGAACTCGTCGACGATGACGACCTCGCCGTTGCGGACGATGTAGTCCTTGTCCTTGGTGTAGAGCTCCTTGGCCTTGATGGCGTTGTTGAGGTAGCTCACCAGCGGCGAGTTCGCGGCCTCGTAGAGGTTGTCGATGCCGAGCTGGTCCTCGACGAATTCGACGCCCGCCTCGTGCACACCGATGGTGCGCTTGCGGATGTCGACCTCGTAGTGCACGTCGCGCTTGAGCAGCGTCGCGATGCGGGCGAACTCGGAGTACCACTTGCTCGACGAGTCGGCCGGGCCCGAGATGATGAGCGGGGTGCGGGCCTCGTCGATGAGGATCGAGTCGACCTCGTCGACGATCGCGTAGTTGTGGCCGCGCTGGACGAGGTCGTCCAGCGAGTGCGTCATGTTGTCGCGCAGGTAGTCGAAGCCGAACTCGTTGTTCGTGCCGTAGGTGATGTCGGCGGCGTAGGCCGCGCGGCGCTGGGCCGGGCTCATGCCGGACAGGATCACGGCGGTGTCGAGGCCGAGGAAGCGGTGGACGCGGCCCATCCACTCGGAGTCGCGCTTGGCGAGGTAGTCGTTGACGGTGACGACGTGGACGCCGTCGCCGGAGATGGCGTTGAGGTAGGCCGGCAGCACACAGGTGAGGGTCTTGCCCTCACCGGTCTTCATCTCGGCGATGTTGCCGAAGTGCAGCGCCGCGCCGCCCATGATCTGCACGAGATAGTGCTTCTGGCCGAGCACCCGGAAGGACGCCTCCCGGGCGGTCGCGAAGGCCTCCGGCAGCAGATCGTCGAGCGTCTCGCCGTCCTGGTAGCGGGCGCGGAACTCGTCCGTCTTGGCGCGGAGCTCGGCGTCGGTCAGGGCCTCGAAGTCCGGAGAGAGGGAATCGACGTGTTCGGCGATGTGCTTGAGCCGCTTGACCATGCGACCTTCACCGATCCGGAGCAGCTTCGTCAGCGACAGCACTGGTGTGTTCGTCCTCAATCTCGGGTACCTGCACGGACAAGAAATCCGGCCGAGGCCTTGTCGGACCCCGGCCGGATTCCATGGTAGGCGCTGCAGCGAAGCGACCGCGATGGCGAGGTGCCTTCGGTCACTCCGCGTGGCTCACACGAGCCTGATCAGACCGTAGTCGAAGGCGTGCCTCCGGTACACGACGGACGGCCTGTCCGTCTCCTTGTCGTGGAACAGGTAGAAGTCGTGACCGACGAGTTCCATCTCGTAGAGGGCGTCGTCGACGGTCATCGGCTGGGCGTTGTGCTCCTTCACGCGCACGATACGACCGGGACCGTCCTGCGGTTCCTTGTCGTAGTCGGAGAGCGACAGGTCCTGGGAGATTCCCAACGAGTCGTCCTGCGCGAGGGCTGCCGTCGCTTCCGCGACCGACACCGGCGTCTTCTCGCCGTAGGACACCTTCCGGCGTTCCTTGGTGCGACGCAGTCGTGCCTCCAGCTTGCCGATCACCGACTCGAAGGCCGCGTAGAAGCTGTCGGCGCTGGCCTCGGCCCGCACGATGGGGCCCTTCC
This region of Rhodococcus sp. Z13 genomic DNA includes:
- a CDS encoding fatty acid desaturase family protein, encoding MAITDIRAFAHLTETDIVSLANEFDAIRRDVENSRGPRDARYVHSVIRLQRGLEVVGRCLLFGSRHRSRWVAGTTALSLAKIIENMELGHNVMHGQWDWMNDPEIHSTSWEWDQTGPSEHWKRAHNYAHHTYTNIVGMDEDVGFGILRMTRDEKWRPRNLAQPLANVVLALTFEWGIALHDLAAEKQMRGVPPAQWNSQPNKDFAVKALRQIVKDLVFFPALTGRNWRSTLYANLTANVVRNIWAYLVIFCGHFPDGAEKFTVEHYENETHGEWYLRQLLGSANISGGKAMDFLTGNLSYQIEHHLFPDLPSNRYPEIAARVRALCARYDLPYTTGPLSRQYLLALRTIHKLALPDRFLKATSDDAPETSSERKFERLRAGAAEALTDSLTGRRRGLLTALRTHAAQAVADRRARRGRTRSGRLPAAV
- a CDS encoding WS/DGAT/MGAT family O-acyltransferase, encoding MVTRMTAQDASYYYLETSDTPMHIGSLAILEPPESGFDHEDVLKLVEQRLPEVPRYRKKVREVAFGLSRPVWVDDRDFDITYHVRRSALPKPGSDEQLHDLVARLVSRPLDRTRPLWEMYLVEGLAGGRVALFIKSHSALVDGEESLEIGQVLFDKDPVPRKTPEELWMPEREPSDTELLVGALADLVARPGEGVAAVRNAVGDLASTLTDTVEAVGRLARTATQSAPETPLNTSISRSRRFAVVRSDLAPYRKIHARYGCTINDVVLAVIAGALRYWLLSRGEAVTESTVVRVMVPMSVYAQEPDADTTDDTIQVHPRGEISSFLLDLPVGEPNAVVRLSHIAHAGEAYERQRRRISAQSMIRLSGFAPATMHAVGARVAMGFSQRMFNLMITNAPGPQHPLYLAGARLLEMYPVAPLLRNQALSIALTSYDGSIYYGLNADRDAMPDVEVASTLLQESLEELLDAGR
- a CDS encoding Rv3235 family protein — protein: MSDRHTGRYVRRLVRVEPPAVELPALEPTAIAPTAATASLPRRRAVRGHAVPRQTPHDGRSGRPARPAPGIVLEPGAARFAESALRLVLEAIDGRRPVAQLKTVLDPRIVTTVAGSRSARAGRGAAVLLRTRVRAVDAETAEIFGSYSRGPRVFAFAGRMVLAAPRARAPRRWTITTLWLG
- a CDS encoding ferredoxin reductase, which codes for MGLKEWIEKPAAHVATRDRSISNILRGAAARLTTPLLPDDYLHLVNPLWSARELRGRIVSVSRETPDSATIVIRPGWGFDFDYAPGQYIGIGLHIDGRWHWRSYSLTSAPTRDEKLISIAVKAMPEGFLSTHLVGGVPEGTVVRLAAPKGDFVLPDPPPEKILFLTAGSGVTPIMSMLRTLDRRAGERELDLPDVVHVHSAPTADRVMFRSELERLDATHDKFRVYIRHTRDQGKFALSELDEVCPDWRERQTWACGPQQMLDDITAHWSAAGIEDRVHLERFAVSRADTSGSGGTITFAKSGKTVTVDGATTILEAGEKVGALMPFGCRMGICQTCVVPLEKGHVVDLRSGKERAEGERVQTCISAAAGDCTLDV
- a CDS encoding HAD-IA family hydrolase, whose translation is MRGLVLDVGGVLVGPGTDPETIGAVVRHLRGRGVHTALLSNDPGGPGAQWLRDLEGPFVDRVVLSGDVGIAKPDPESYRLVARLLDLEPGDCVFVDDFVGNVRGAAAAGMVGVHHDGSREVLTELAVLFDIDLAGLDDAPPDGAAADRRRTGGSALEGDTRRW
- a CDS encoding DUF6912 family protein; amino-acid sequence: MTRVYVPATLAMVQRLVADDEVDAVGRTAFAVTPALREAYTAGDDEELAEVAMAEAARASLRLLADEKPGEHPAFTSRRVVIAADVGDVKPRPDLDDAVVKLPGAIPMSAVASVHIDLQEAETDIARAREVIDQADLGDEEAEFVLGDAEDHELAWYAAQELPFLLELL